One segment of Rosa chinensis cultivar Old Blush chromosome 6, RchiOBHm-V2, whole genome shotgun sequence DNA contains the following:
- the LOC112171280 gene encoding secreted RxLR effector protein 161-like gives MLDCKPADTPIEQNHRLAESVDQVPTDKARYQRLVGRLIYLSHTRPDLAYAISVVSQFMHNLNEIHMDVVFRILQYLKFVLGKGLIFSKHYHLGVFGYTDVDWASNITDRRSTSGYFTFVNGNLVTWKSKKQKVAARSSAKAEYRGVARGLCEMLWLRHLLRDLRFKQKKAMPLYCDNKATIEIMFHMIAPNMWR, from the coding sequence ATGCTTGATTGTAAACCTGCTGATACTCCTATCGAGCAAAACCATCGGTTGGCAGAGTCTGTGGATCAGGTACCCACAGATAAAGCGagatatcagaggttagttggccgGTTGATTTATTTGTCCCACACTAGACCTGATTTAGCCTACGCAattagtgtggtgagtcagtttatgcataatcTCAATGAGATTCATATGGATGTTGTATTTCGTATCTTGCAATATTTGAAGTTTGTTCTTGGGAAGGGATTAATCTTTTCCAAACACTATCATTTGGGTGTTTTCGGGTACACAGATGTAGACTGGGCAAGTAATATTACGGATCGCAGATCTACTTCGGGCTACTTCACGTTTGTTAATGGTAACTTAGTCacttggaagagcaagaaacaaaaagtGGCGGCTCGTTCCAGTGCTAAAGCAGAATATAGAGGAGTGGCCCGAGGACTctgtgagatgttgtggttgAGACATTTGTTGAGAGATTTGAGATTCAAGCAGAAGAAGGCTATGCCgctttattgtgataataaggctACAATTGAAATCATGTTCCACATGATTGCACCAAATATGTGGAGGTAG